A region from the Hypericibacter adhaerens genome encodes:
- a CDS encoding M24 family metallopeptidase, giving the protein MTKANSCTLPQAKALLADRRPIDEAAIRHGRLERLRRQLAEHDVAAALIFDPINLRYATGSRNMQVWTMHNFVRYGFVAANGPCILFDLMTSKHLAAGLETVDEIRPAWSADYVIVAERAPEIAGRWAAEIAELVRAHGGANRRLAVDRFDVPTALALQAQGLTLVDGKIMLERARARKSLEEIRALKRSFEACDAAVAEMRDGIEPGMTEQAAFGLLLKAILARGGEYPETRLLTAGPRTNPWFQEASDRPMRRGEMLSFDTDLIGPMGFYTDISRAWTVDGGKPSDAQRRLYAAARAQLDHNMALLKPGIRFLEFSARAYALPEIYHPNRYADVAHGCGLNVEYPLIWYPEDEEWGAYDGLFEENMVVCCESYVGAVGGPEGVKLEQPVWITAEGPLLLSDYPLEDGYD; this is encoded by the coding sequence ATGACAAAGGCCAATTCCTGCACGCTCCCTCAGGCGAAGGCGCTGCTCGCGGACCGCCGGCCCATCGACGAGGCGGCGATCCGGCATGGCCGCCTCGAGCGCCTGCGGCGCCAGCTCGCCGAGCATGACGTCGCGGCCGCCCTCATCTTCGATCCGATCAATCTGCGCTATGCCACCGGCAGCCGGAATATGCAGGTTTGGACGATGCATAATTTCGTCCGCTACGGGTTCGTGGCGGCGAACGGACCCTGCATCCTGTTCGACCTCATGACCAGCAAGCATCTGGCGGCGGGCCTCGAGACCGTCGACGAGATCAGGCCCGCCTGGTCGGCCGACTACGTGATCGTGGCCGAGCGCGCGCCCGAGATCGCCGGCAGATGGGCGGCCGAGATCGCGGAGCTCGTTCGCGCCCATGGCGGCGCCAACCGGCGGCTCGCCGTCGACCGCTTCGATGTGCCGACCGCGCTCGCCCTCCAGGCGCAGGGGCTGACGCTGGTCGACGGCAAGATCATGCTGGAGCGGGCCCGGGCGCGGAAATCGCTCGAGGAGATCCGCGCCCTCAAGCGGTCTTTCGAGGCCTGCGACGCGGCGGTCGCCGAAATGCGGGACGGGATCGAACCCGGCATGACCGAGCAGGCGGCGTTCGGGCTGCTGCTCAAGGCGATCCTGGCCCGCGGCGGGGAATATCCCGAGACCCGGCTCTTGACGGCGGGCCCGCGCACCAATCCCTGGTTCCAGGAGGCCTCGGACCGGCCGATGCGCCGGGGCGAGATGCTCTCCTTCGACACCGACCTGATCGGGCCGATGGGCTTCTACACCGACATCTCGCGGGCCTGGACCGTCGATGGCGGCAAGCCCAGCGACGCGCAGCGCAGGCTCTATGCGGCCGCGCGCGCCCAGCTCGACCACAACATGGCCTTGCTGAAGCCCGGCATCCGCTTTCTCGAATTCTCGGCCCGGGCCTATGCATTGCCCGAGATCTACCACCCCAACCGCTATGCCGACGTGGCCCATGGCTGCGGGCTCAATGTCGAATACCCGCTGATCTGGTATCCCGAGGACGAGGAATGGGGCGCCTATGACGGGCTGTTCGAGGAGAACATGGTGGTCTGCTGCGAGAGCTATGTCGGCGCCGTCGGCGGCCCCGAGGGCGTGAAGCTCGAGCAGCCGGTCTGGATCACCGCCGAGGGGCCGCTGCTGCTCTCGGATTATCCGCTCGAAGACGGTTACGACTGA
- a CDS encoding cation-transporting P-type ATPase, whose translation MTDPSQNAASRAAPAGRPSDATAAPGWHAQPIEQVLKALDASPRGLTGSDAAERLRRQGPNRLPAVRPRSRLARLLAQINNVLIWLLLVSAATAWFLGHGIDASVIVAVVVINAIVGYVQEGKAEEALGAIRNLIAPRANLLRDGHRVSVDAAGIVAGDMVVLEAGDRVPADLRLVRARGLAIDESLLTGESVPADKHEGAVSGDAPLGDRFCMCFSGTLVTTGQGTGVVVATGTGTEIGKISTLLHEVQPLTTPLLRQINRFGHWLTGIIVAISVLVFLFAHLIRNMGWADALMSVVGMAVAAIPEGLPAVMTITLAVGVQRMARRNAIIRQLPAVETLGATSVICSDKTGTLTRNEMMAARLVTAAGRIEASGSGYDPAGTLSLDGKTITADRTMPANDLIRTGLLCNDARLAEHDGRWQVVGDPMEGALIALAIKSGLDIEAARQAWTRLDEIPFDSQHRFMATLNRGGDGRSVIHVKGAPEKLLSLCAAEARPEGTAALDHERWTRAIAQAAAEGQRVLGFAVKPLAAAPQRLAPGHVEGALFLGIVGFIDPPREEAIAAVAECRSAGIAVKMITGDHAATALAIAGQLRLADKPEALLGAELDRVGPRELPALARRATVFARTSPEHKLRIVQALQSAGDVVAMTGDGVNDAPSLKQADIGIAMGRKGTEAAKEAAEMVLADDNFASIVAAVREGRTVYDNLRKVIAWTLPTNGGEAMVIVSAILLGFSLPLTPAQVLWINMLTAVTLGLVLAFEPAEPDIMQRPPRGRHNALLSPFLVWRVIFVSLLFTVASFSIFDLAIARGLGLEGARTMVVNTIVVLEIFYLFNVRYLTGASITWRGVLGTRPVLISLATVIAAQAAFTYLPPMQRLFSSRPLSVADGAIVMAAGILLMAVLEIEKALLVRLGLFQTGLGMPPRRAGPPDGPQPEPGP comes from the coding sequence ATGACAGATCCCTCGCAGAATGCCGCGTCGAGGGCGGCCCCCGCCGGGCGCCCCTCGGACGCGACGGCGGCACCCGGCTGGCACGCGCAACCGATCGAACAGGTGCTGAAGGCCCTCGATGCTTCGCCTCGCGGACTGACCGGCAGCGACGCCGCCGAGAGGCTGCGCCGGCAGGGACCGAACCGACTGCCGGCCGTCAGGCCGCGGAGCCGCCTGGCGCGGCTTCTGGCCCAGATCAACAATGTGCTGATCTGGCTTCTGCTGGTTTCGGCCGCGACCGCCTGGTTTCTCGGCCATGGCATCGACGCGAGCGTGATCGTCGCCGTCGTCGTCATCAACGCCATCGTCGGCTATGTGCAGGAAGGCAAGGCCGAGGAGGCGCTCGGCGCCATCCGGAACCTGATCGCGCCGAGGGCGAACCTGCTGCGCGACGGGCATCGCGTCAGTGTCGATGCCGCCGGGATCGTCGCCGGCGACATGGTCGTCCTCGAGGCCGGCGACCGCGTTCCGGCGGATCTGAGGCTCGTGCGGGCGCGCGGGCTCGCGATCGACGAATCGCTGCTGACAGGCGAATCGGTGCCGGCCGACAAGCATGAAGGCGCGGTCTCCGGCGATGCGCCGCTGGGCGACCGCTTCTGCATGTGCTTTTCGGGCACCCTGGTCACGACCGGCCAGGGCACCGGCGTGGTCGTCGCCACCGGCACCGGCACGGAGATCGGCAAGATCAGCACCTTGCTGCACGAGGTCCAGCCGCTGACCACGCCGTTGCTGCGCCAGATCAACCGGTTCGGCCACTGGCTGACCGGAATCATCGTCGCCATCTCGGTCCTGGTCTTCCTGTTCGCGCACCTGATCCGCAACATGGGATGGGCCGACGCCCTGATGTCGGTCGTCGGCATGGCCGTCGCCGCGATCCCGGAGGGGCTGCCGGCGGTGATGACCATCACGCTCGCCGTCGGCGTCCAGCGCATGGCGCGGCGAAACGCCATCATCCGCCAGTTGCCCGCGGTCGAGACGCTCGGCGCGACCTCGGTGATCTGCTCGGACAAGACCGGCACCTTGACCCGCAACGAGATGATGGCGGCGCGGCTCGTGACCGCCGCCGGCCGGATCGAAGCTTCGGGGTCCGGTTACGACCCCGCCGGGACGCTGTCCCTGGACGGAAAGACGATCACCGCCGACCGGACGATGCCGGCGAACGATCTGATCCGGACGGGCCTGCTCTGCAACGACGCGAGGCTGGCCGAGCATGACGGCCGGTGGCAGGTCGTCGGCGATCCGATGGAGGGAGCGCTGATCGCGCTCGCCATCAAATCGGGGCTCGATATCGAGGCGGCACGGCAAGCCTGGACGCGCCTCGACGAGATTCCCTTCGACTCGCAGCATCGGTTCATGGCGACGCTGAACCGCGGCGGCGACGGCCGGAGCGTCATCCATGTCAAAGGCGCGCCGGAGAAGCTCCTGTCGCTGTGCGCCGCCGAAGCCCGTCCCGAGGGCACGGCCGCGCTCGACCACGAGCGCTGGACCCGGGCGATCGCGCAGGCCGCGGCCGAAGGCCAGCGCGTGCTCGGCTTCGCCGTAAAGCCGCTCGCGGCGGCCCCGCAACGGCTCGCCCCCGGCCATGTCGAGGGCGCTCTCTTTCTCGGCATCGTGGGCTTCATCGACCCGCCGCGCGAGGAGGCCATCGCCGCGGTCGCCGAATGCCGCTCGGCCGGCATCGCCGTCAAGATGATCACGGGCGATCATGCGGCGACGGCATTGGCGATCGCCGGCCAGCTGCGCCTCGCCGACAAGCCCGAGGCGCTGCTCGGCGCCGAGCTCGACCGGGTCGGACCCCGCGAGCTGCCGGCCCTGGCGCGCCGCGCCACCGTATTCGCGCGGACCAGCCCGGAGCACAAGCTGCGCATCGTCCAGGCCCTGCAATCCGCGGGAGACGTGGTGGCCATGACGGGCGACGGGGTGAACGACGCCCCGTCGCTCAAGCAGGCCGATATCGGCATCGCCATGGGCCGCAAGGGCACGGAGGCGGCCAAGGAAGCGGCGGAAATGGTGCTGGCCGACGACAACTTCGCGTCGATCGTCGCCGCCGTTCGCGAGGGGCGGACGGTCTACGACAATCTGCGCAAGGTCATCGCCTGGACCCTGCCGACCAACGGCGGCGAGGCCATGGTCATCGTGAGCGCGATCCTGCTCGGCTTCTCGCTGCCGCTGACCCCGGCGCAAGTCCTCTGGATCAACATGCTGACCGCGGTGACGCTGGGGCTCGTGCTGGCCTTCGAGCCGGCGGAGCCCGACATCATGCAGCGGCCGCCGCGCGGCCGGCACAACGCCCTGCTGTCGCCCTTCCTGGTCTGGCGGGTGATCTTCGTCTCGCTGCTTTTCACGGTCGCGAGCTTCTCGATCTTCGATCTGGCGATCGCGCGGGGTCTCGGGCTCGAGGGTGCGCGGACCATGGTGGTGAACACCATCGTGGTGCTGGAGATCTTCTATCTTTTCAATGTGCGCTACCTGACCGGCGCGTCGATCACCTGGCGCGGCGTGCTCGGCACCAGACCGGTGCTGATCTCGCTCGCGACGGTGATCGCGGCTCAGGCCGCCTTCACCTATCTTCCGCCGATGCAGCGGCTGTTCTCGAGCCGGCCCTTGTCCGTCGCCGACGGCGCCATCGTCATGGCGGCGGGCATTCTCCTGATGGCGGTCCTGGAGATCGAGAAGGCCTTGCTCGTTCGCCTCGGGCTCTTCCAGACTGGTCTCGGAATGCCGCCCCGGCGGGCCGGGCCCCCGGACGGCCCACAACCGGAGCCCGGACCGTGA
- a CDS encoding mandelate racemase/muconate lactonizing enzyme family protein — protein MKITRISLFAQDQPFRDGTYTCSGGRSAEGFESSIAKIETDAGITGWGEMAPLGSFYDPAFVGGARAGLAELAPALIGQDPAQVDAINQRMDLLLNGHPYAKAALDMACWDIKAKQAGIPLAEALGGRFGDRMALYRSVPQAAPEAMALRAKKYIAEGYRRLQVKVGLEVKDDIARMEAVLDAVPTGTVIFADANAAWRQQQALEFLRATRDLDYVLEQPCASYEANLAVRAHCDRPLVLDETIDGLSSFMRAWSDRLIDGITIKVTRVGGITKAKLIRDAAAGLGIGVTIEDTGGAEINTAVTAHLMLSTPESVRQHTCDFYNWVTSRHTRPGFADKAFDARGGSMTAPRGKGLGIEVEETALGVPFFAVGGS, from the coding sequence TTGAAGATCACGCGGATCAGCCTCTTTGCTCAGGACCAGCCCTTCCGCGACGGCACCTATACCTGCTCGGGCGGGCGCTCGGCCGAGGGCTTCGAATCCAGCATCGCCAAGATCGAGACCGATGCGGGCATCACCGGCTGGGGCGAGATGGCGCCCTTAGGCTCCTTCTACGATCCCGCCTTCGTCGGCGGCGCGCGGGCCGGCCTCGCGGAGCTGGCACCGGCGCTGATCGGGCAGGACCCGGCCCAGGTGGATGCGATCAACCAGCGCATGGATCTGCTGCTGAACGGCCATCCTTACGCCAAGGCGGCGCTCGACATGGCCTGCTGGGACATCAAGGCGAAGCAGGCCGGCATCCCGCTCGCCGAGGCGCTGGGCGGACGGTTCGGCGACCGCATGGCGCTCTACCGCTCGGTGCCCCAAGCCGCACCCGAGGCCATGGCACTGCGTGCGAAGAAATACATCGCCGAAGGCTATCGGCGGCTGCAGGTCAAGGTCGGGCTCGAGGTGAAGGACGACATCGCGCGCATGGAAGCGGTGCTGGACGCGGTGCCGACCGGCACCGTGATCTTCGCCGATGCCAACGCCGCCTGGCGCCAGCAGCAGGCGCTCGAGTTCCTGCGCGCCACGCGCGATCTCGACTATGTGCTGGAGCAGCCTTGCGCCTCCTACGAGGCCAATCTGGCCGTGCGCGCCCATTGCGACCGGCCGCTGGTTCTGGACGAGACCATCGACGGGCTCTCGAGCTTCATGCGCGCCTGGAGCGACCGGCTGATCGACGGCATCACCATCAAGGTGACGCGCGTCGGCGGCATCACCAAGGCCAAGCTGATCCGCGACGCGGCGGCGGGCCTCGGCATCGGCGTCACCATCGAGGATACCGGCGGGGCCGAGATCAACACGGCCGTGACCGCTCACCTCATGCTCTCCACACCGGAGTCCGTGCGCCAGCATACCTGCGACTTCTACAACTGGGTCACGAGCCGCCACACCCGCCCGGGCTTTGCCGACAAGGCCTTCGACGCGCGCGGCGGCTCCATGACGGCGCCCCGCGGCAAGGGCCTCGGCATCGAGGTCGAGGAGACCGCGCTGGGAGTGCCCTTCTTCGCCGTGGGCGGGTCCTGA
- a CDS encoding LysR substrate-binding domain-containing protein yields MSRRLPPLNAVKAFEASARCGGFSLAARELGVTPGAISQQVKILEEFFSKQLFVRRNNQLQLTDAGLAFYADSAEIIDRLAAMTQRMLEGNPPSRFVISTLPSVAVRWLNRRLEAFAAREPDLRYEIRVEDDPVDFARHHIDLRICYGQHLYPELVTLPLLQDEVLPLCSPAFLARQPHGNDGPEAIADQDLIHVDWGASFASYPTWAAWFHANGIARTPQIGLGHMVRMSSLAIDLAAAGFGVALGQTLLARDELADGRLVTPFSKALPLGYAYCAVHPHSRASQRTVSAFVEWLRQELR; encoded by the coding sequence ATGAGCCGTCGATTACCGCCCCTCAATGCCGTGAAGGCCTTCGAAGCGAGCGCCCGCTGCGGCGGCTTCAGCCTCGCGGCCCGAGAGCTCGGCGTGACGCCGGGCGCGATCAGCCAGCAGGTCAAGATCCTCGAAGAATTCTTCTCCAAGCAGCTCTTCGTCCGGCGCAACAACCAGCTTCAGCTCACCGATGCCGGCCTCGCCTTCTATGCAGACAGCGCGGAGATCATCGACCGGCTCGCGGCCATGACGCAACGGATGCTGGAGGGAAATCCGCCCTCCCGCTTCGTCATCAGCACGCTGCCCTCGGTCGCGGTGCGCTGGCTCAACCGCCGTCTTGAGGCTTTCGCCGCGCGCGAGCCCGACCTGCGCTACGAGATCCGCGTCGAGGACGACCCCGTGGATTTCGCGCGCCACCATATCGACCTGCGCATCTGCTATGGCCAGCATCTCTATCCGGAGCTGGTGACCCTGCCCTTGCTGCAGGATGAGGTGCTGCCGCTCTGCTCGCCGGCATTTCTCGCGCGCCAGCCTCATGGCAATGACGGCCCCGAGGCGATCGCGGACCAGGACCTGATCCATGTCGATTGGGGGGCGAGCTTCGCCTCCTATCCGACCTGGGCCGCATGGTTCCACGCGAACGGGATCGCGCGGACGCCGCAGATCGGCCTCGGTCATATGGTTCGGATGTCGAGCCTCGCGATCGACCTCGCCGCCGCCGGCTTCGGCGTCGCCCTCGGCCAGACGCTTCTCGCCCGCGACGAGCTCGCGGATGGAAGGCTGGTGACACCCTTCAGCAAGGCGCTGCCGCTGGGCTATGCCTATTGCGCGGTTCATCCGCATTCGCGCGCCAGCCAGCGCACGGTATCGGCCTTCGTCGAGTGGCTGCGGCAGGAGTTGCGGTAG
- a CDS encoding aromatic ring-hydroxylating oxygenase subunit alpha: MGEAVLRELGEALERCQDQRYDRAWSMPRGFYIDPAVLALEREHLFLREWVCVGRVEELARPGDYLTFQICNEPVLLVRGEDGAIRAFSNVCRHRGALVAGGKGNRRRLVCPYHHWSYDTLGRLVGTPGIGEREDFDRRDCKLPEFACESWQGFLFVCCADRPPPLAPRLAALEARIGHYHLEQMALRYLADEVWETNWKCLVENFMEGYHLTPLHPETLHPVNPTRLCRHFEPGDAYFGYNAGFSPTLPRSQKGHPDLTDAEVDNCVMFALPPGLVVGCAGDYSSFLCVQPEATDRVRVKMGLIFFGADWPQDKVEWAVDLFQRTMAEDKAVLLQLMRGLNSRHHGAGPLAPADLEGPVLDFYKYLGARLAAPLQECR; the protein is encoded by the coding sequence ATGGGGGAGGCCGTCCTGCGGGAGCTCGGCGAAGCGCTCGAACGCTGCCAGGACCAGCGCTATGACCGCGCCTGGTCGATGCCGCGCGGCTTCTATATCGACCCTGCGGTGCTGGCGCTCGAACGCGAGCATCTGTTCCTGCGGGAATGGGTGTGCGTCGGTCGCGTCGAGGAGCTGGCGCGGCCCGGCGATTATCTGACCTTCCAGATCTGCAACGAGCCCGTACTCCTGGTCCGTGGCGAGGACGGCGCGATCCGCGCCTTCTCCAATGTCTGCCGGCATCGCGGCGCGCTCGTCGCCGGCGGCAAGGGCAACCGGCGGCGCTTGGTCTGCCCCTATCACCATTGGTCCTACGACACGCTCGGACGCCTCGTCGGCACGCCGGGGATCGGCGAACGCGAGGATTTCGACCGTCGCGACTGCAAGCTGCCCGAGTTCGCCTGCGAGAGCTGGCAGGGCTTCCTCTTCGTCTGCTGCGCCGACCGGCCGCCGCCGCTGGCGCCGCGCCTCGCCGCGCTCGAGGCCCGGATCGGGCATTACCATCTCGAGCAGATGGCGCTGCGCTACCTGGCCGACGAGGTCTGGGAGACGAACTGGAAATGCCTCGTTGAGAACTTCATGGAAGGCTATCACCTCACGCCGCTCCATCCCGAGACGCTGCATCCGGTCAACCCGACGCGGCTCTGCCGCCATTTCGAGCCCGGCGACGCCTATTTCGGCTATAACGCCGGCTTCTCGCCGACCTTGCCGCGATCGCAGAAGGGCCATCCCGACCTCACCGACGCGGAGGTCGACAATTGCGTGATGTTCGCGCTGCCGCCGGGCCTGGTGGTGGGCTGCGCCGGCGACTACAGCTCCTTCCTCTGCGTCCAGCCCGAAGCGACGGACCGCGTGCGCGTGAAGATGGGCCTCATCTTCTTCGGGGCCGACTGGCCGCAGGACAAGGTGGAGTGGGCGGTCGACCTGTTCCAGCGCACCATGGCGGAGGACAAGGCCGTGCTGCTGCAGCTCATGCGCGGCCTGAATTCCCGCCATCACGGCGCGGGTCCGCTGGCACCCGCCGACCTCGAAGGACCGGTCCTCGATTTCTACAAATATCTGGGCGCCCGGCTCGCGGCCCCGCTTCAGGAATGCCGATGA
- a CDS encoding HalD/BesD family halogenase has protein sequence MTRPLNHLLDLERYPLDRPEAPETKALIARCQADLEAEGMFDLEGFVRPAVIAACAEELRPRMATESFTHQRWHNVYFRPEVPGLAADHPALHPVKTVHHTLCADQLGNSALKPIYEWPALARFLATVLRLPELHTMEDPLASINVITYRAGETLNWHFDRSQFTTTLLIQAPEAGGEFQYRSDLRSENDPNYDGVVRVLRGEDPAVRTRGVTPGTLNVFKGRNTLHRVTPPVGPRERLIAIFSYYERSGVRFSAEERLGFYGRAD, from the coding sequence ATGACGCGGCCCCTGAATCATCTGCTCGATCTGGAGCGCTATCCGCTCGACCGGCCGGAGGCGCCGGAAACGAAGGCGCTGATCGCGCGCTGCCAGGCCGATCTCGAGGCCGAAGGCATGTTCGATCTCGAGGGGTTCGTCCGCCCGGCCGTCATCGCGGCCTGCGCCGAAGAGCTCCGGCCGCGGATGGCGACGGAATCCTTCACCCATCAGCGCTGGCACAATGTCTATTTCCGGCCGGAGGTGCCGGGTCTCGCGGCCGACCATCCCGCGCTGCACCCGGTGAAGACGGTTCACCACACTCTGTGCGCGGATCAGCTCGGGAACTCGGCGCTGAAGCCGATCTATGAATGGCCGGCGCTGGCGCGCTTCCTGGCGACGGTGCTGAGGCTTCCCGAGCTCCACACCATGGAAGACCCGCTCGCCAGCATCAATGTCATCACCTATCGCGCCGGCGAAACCCTGAACTGGCATTTCGACCGCTCGCAATTCACCACGACCTTGCTGATCCAGGCGCCCGAGGCCGGCGGCGAGTTCCAGTATCGCAGCGATCTGCGCTCGGAGAACGACCCGAACTATGACGGCGTCGTCCGCGTGCTGCGCGGCGAGGATCCCGCCGTTCGCACCCGTGGCGTGACCCCCGGAACGCTCAATGTCTTCAAGGGCCGCAACACGCTGCACCGGGTCACGCCGCCCGTTGGCCCGCGCGAAAGGCTGATCGCCATCTTTTCCTATTACGAGCGGTCCGGCGTCCGCTTCAGCGCGGAGGAACGTCTGGGCTTCTACGGGCGTGCGGATTAA
- a CDS encoding ABC transporter substrate-binding protein produces MAKDHRLLDLLRRRRTEHENHLIDMLLNGQVNRREFMRHGAVLGMSIPLLGGIAAAAGVGTFPNLARAATGGGTVKIAMTVPAAAIEPVSVADNGGLCMLSQVGEYLCVDGADLTLRPVLANSWAPNKDGSVWTFKLRQGVKFHDGTPMTANDVVATMDRLADPANSSNALSAFTGYLSKGGTRKVDSYTVEFHLDAPNGNFPYLVSSDNYNAIIIPADYKGDFEAHFNGTGPFKLEKYTPKVGASFVRNDDYWGPKALPDRLEFTFYSDIQPQILALQGGQVHVVQQTPVLAAVPIMKDPKIEIMSLPSIAHQQVHMRTDMEPFKDKRVRQAIALCLDRPKLIKGLMQGRAQIGNDSPFAAAYPSTDKTVQQREKNIAEAKQLMEAAGMKKGFEVTLTTEKYLEIPEYAQLIQSAVKEIKGKITLKIEDQGAYYGDAVYGKSDWLDSTMGITDYGHRGVPNVYLSAPLRSDGTWNSAHFKNPQYDQMVSSYIAALDLQAQRDVAGKIQRLLLDETPVIFAYFYDYLTAIRKGVIGVQPTAMGHLFLSQTTGV; encoded by the coding sequence ATGGCCAAAGACCATCGCCTGCTCGACCTGCTCCGGCGCCGGCGCACGGAGCATGAGAACCACCTGATCGACATGCTGCTGAACGGTCAGGTCAACCGGCGCGAGTTCATGCGCCACGGCGCGGTGCTGGGCATGTCGATCCCGCTGCTCGGCGGCATCGCGGCCGCGGCCGGCGTCGGCACCTTCCCCAACCTCGCGCGCGCCGCGACCGGCGGCGGCACGGTCAAGATCGCCATGACGGTTCCGGCCGCCGCGATCGAGCCCGTCAGCGTCGCCGACAATGGCGGCCTCTGCATGCTGAGCCAGGTGGGCGAATATCTTTGCGTCGACGGCGCCGACCTCACCCTGCGCCCGGTGCTGGCCAACAGCTGGGCGCCCAACAAGGACGGCTCGGTCTGGACCTTCAAGCTCCGGCAGGGCGTGAAATTCCATGACGGCACGCCGATGACGGCGAACGACGTGGTCGCGACCATGGACCGGCTGGCGGACCCCGCCAACTCCTCGAACGCGCTCTCGGCCTTCACCGGCTATCTCTCCAAGGGCGGCACGAGGAAGGTCGATTCCTACACGGTTGAGTTCCATCTCGACGCGCCCAACGGCAACTTCCCCTACCTGGTCTCGTCGGACAACTACAACGCGATCATCATCCCGGCCGACTACAAGGGCGACTTCGAGGCGCATTTCAACGGCACCGGCCCCTTCAAGCTCGAGAAATACACGCCCAAGGTCGGCGCCTCCTTCGTGCGCAACGACGATTACTGGGGCCCGAAGGCGCTGCCCGACCGGCTCGAATTCACCTTCTACTCGGACATCCAGCCGCAGATCCTGGCGCTCCAGGGCGGCCAGGTGCATGTCGTGCAGCAGACGCCCGTGCTCGCGGCCGTGCCGATCATGAAGGACCCGAAGATCGAGATCATGAGCCTGCCCTCGATCGCGCATCAGCAGGTGCACATGCGCACCGACATGGAGCCCTTCAAGGACAAGCGCGTCCGCCAGGCGATCGCGCTCTGCCTCGACCGGCCGAAGCTGATCAAGGGCCTGATGCAGGGCCGCGCGCAGATCGGCAATGACAGCCCCTTCGCCGCCGCCTATCCCTCGACCGACAAGACCGTGCAGCAGCGCGAGAAGAACATCGCCGAAGCCAAGCAGCTCATGGAGGCGGCGGGGATGAAGAAGGGCTTCGAGGTCACGCTGACGACCGAGAAGTATCTCGAGATCCCGGAATATGCGCAGCTCATCCAGAGCGCCGTGAAGGAGATCAAGGGCAAGATCACGCTCAAGATCGAGGATCAGGGCGCCTATTACGGCGATGCCGTCTATGGCAAGTCGGATTGGCTCGATTCGACCATGGGCATCACCGACTACGGCCATCGGGGCGTGCCGAACGTCTATCTCTCCGCACCCTTGCGCAGCGACGGCACCTGGAACTCGGCGCATTTCAAGAACCCGCAGTACGACCAGATGGTCTCCAGCTACATCGCAGCGCTCGACCTTCAGGCGCAGCGCGACGTGGCCGGCAAGATCCAGCGCCTGCTGCTGGATGAGACGCCGGTGATCTTCGCCTACTTCTACGACTACCTGACCGCGATCCGGAAAGGTGTCATCGGCGTGCAGCCGACGGCGATGGGACATCTGTTCCTGAGCCAGACCACCGGCGTCTGA
- a CDS encoding ABC transporter permease, protein MIVFAGSQLLPGNVGRAMLGPLADQRAVDNLNHELGVDRPVLVQYTDWIVHFAEGDMGMSYTLRHPVTDFVVAAMKNSLKLALVAFVLVVPLSIFGGVWAALHVGRPIDRIITIFGLSTTVLPEFVSGIVLILVFAVWLQWLPISASWPEGAGILTQVYYLILPSIPLVLVLFGYIARMARAGTVEALDSDYTRTAVLKGLPFPVVIWRHVLRNALLPTITVIATQTGYLIGGLVVVETLFHYQGIGGLIYAAAKSKDFPMLQAGVLSVGIVYMVATLTADILYSVFNPRIRYGAQG, encoded by the coding sequence GTGATCGTCTTCGCGGGCTCCCAGCTTCTGCCGGGCAATGTCGGGCGTGCCATGCTGGGGCCGCTGGCCGACCAGCGCGCCGTCGACAATCTCAATCACGAGCTGGGCGTCGACCGCCCGGTGCTGGTGCAATATACCGACTGGATCGTCCATTTCGCCGAGGGCGACATGGGCATGTCCTACACGCTGCGCCATCCGGTGACGGATTTCGTGGTCGCGGCGATGAAGAACTCGCTGAAGCTGGCGCTGGTCGCGTTCGTGCTGGTCGTGCCGCTCAGCATCTTCGGCGGCGTCTGGGCGGCCCTCCATGTGGGAAGGCCCATCGACCGCATCATCACCATCTTCGGTCTCTCCACCACGGTGCTGCCGGAATTCGTCTCCGGCATCGTGCTGATCCTGGTCTTCGCCGTCTGGCTGCAATGGCTGCCGATCTCGGCGAGCTGGCCCGAGGGGGCCGGCATCCTCACCCAGGTCTATTACCTGATCCTGCCTTCGATCCCGCTGGTGCTGGTGCTGTTCGGCTATATCGCGCGCATGGCGCGGGCGGGCACGGTCGAGGCGCTCGATTCCGACTACACTCGCACCGCGGTGCTGAAGGGCCTGCCCTTTCCGGTGGTGATCTGGCGCCACGTGCTGCGCAACGCGCTGCTGCCGACCATCACCGTCATCGCCACCCAGACCGGCTACCTGATCGGCGGCCTCGTGGTGGTGGAGACGCTGTTCCACTATCAGGGCATCGGCGGGCTGATCTACGCCGCCGCCAAGAGCAAGGACTTCCCCATGCTCCAGGCCGGCGTCCTCTCCGTGGGCATCGTCTATATGGTGGCGACGCTCACCGCCGACATTCTCTATTCGGTGTTCAATCCCCGCATCCGCTACGGAGCCCAGGGATGA